A stretch of Drosophila gunungcola strain Sukarami chromosome 3L unlocalized genomic scaffold, Dgunungcola_SK_2 000002F, whole genome shotgun sequence DNA encodes these proteins:
- the LOC128257988 gene encoding integral membrane protein GPR155 isoform X1, with protein sequence MDSSMYYARERIAASTEANVRVIASTMASSLANGTATPRADDGGVSMNNFYPALVQCFGIIICGYIAGRFKIISNAETKGLGTFVGTFALPSLIFLSLVELNWSAVNWSFLLAMLVSKAVVFFSVLIISLLVARPLNYARGGLMAIFCTQSNDFAIGYPIVMALYKDVHPEYASYLYLMAPISLAILNPVGLVLMEISKIIKNKEDVTRNPPLCPETCPAEQMSKRNRCLGERSILVFNTLVALFFNPLLLMTLLGVAGGFLFPHGLPEMVSSTLRVLGQSFSATALFLLGLKIVGGTGTERKSTGFLLPGVLILVKILVLPLVIRQTVNIMQSGQNFNDTTELSTFGFLYGTFPAAPGAFVIATQYNMEVELVARSMVFCTFISAPLMFISAKMISLTNLKPLDYLHELDAFSFDISVAGAAACCIMLALLIVTKRFKRMPQRITFCLVLSQLMCCIGVILWSKMEHVHRWPLYLQFFLFNIGTYSTRLWTGLLAISLLFLQCRSLCFVLKLWPYMLVFAWGVPAVISGLLVAFDSNVMSGEKHNPSFQYGNAQAAISVFMLVMCFIVTVGCLVLHQRYKKRYEKYMTYSRELSNPESESSDLHSTISTTNLLTHTDHSSIRQSVRTTSYSSSSDDDEMIPTAVGLPANRRNGNGNGGPSSGGGGGGGCGSGSGTCCSGGAPVTTPSTTSTVVVDIEDLLNRTRQRASGANNKDLDKIESAPAADEIRNQMCSSSFNCGPSTSRQSCQTIIERYEDQNRRGLEPLEHPSDTDEHQTLKHTVLLIILLCSMFVGLAVSIWTLVMEGMSGIYLELSFLDAFLNFGQGLIVLAVFITDIGELLMPVVKLWRKLWYGANVVSLPHWSNVRPETKHICEQFRNHHLENCKKDIAKDRRWRIRVYRKVFYGTEFVSWLIEVGLSKDRMEAVHYARHLVDGRVLRHINNVYHFEDKLLLYNFCSRI encoded by the exons ATGGATAGCTCCATGTACTATGCAAGGGAGCGAATCGCTGCGAGCACCGAGGCAAATGTCAGGGTCATCGCCTCGACCATGGCCTCATCTTTGGCCAATGGAACTGCTACACCGCGTGCCGACGATGGAGGCGTCTCCATGAACAACTTTTATCCGGCATTGGTTCAGTGCTTTGGCATCATCATTTGCGG TTACATTGCCGGACGCTTCAAGATCATCAGCAATGCGGAAACCAAGGGTCTGGGCACCTTCGTGGGCACCTTCGCCCTGCCCTCCCTGATCTTCCTCTCGTTGGTGGAGCTCAACTGGAGCGCTGTGAACTGGAGCTTCCTGCTGGCCATGCTTGTTTCCAAGGCGGTGGTCTTCTTTTCCGTGCTGATAATCTCACTGCTGGTTGCCAGGCCCTTGAATTACGCCCGCGGCGGATTGATGGCCATTTTCTGCACCCAAAGCAATGACTTTGCTATCGGATATCCCATTG TTATGGCTCTATACAAGGATGTGCACCCGGAATATGCCTCTTATCTTTATCTAATGGCTCCGATCTCACTGGCCATACTGAATCCTGTTGGTCTTGTGCTCATGGAGATCTCAAAGATAATCAAGAACAAGGAGGATGTG ACCCGCAATCCGCCACTATGTCCAGAAACTTGTCCCGCCGAGCAGATGTCCAAACGGAATCGCTGCCTGGGCGAACGATCCATACTGGTGTTTAACACCCTAGTTGCGCTGTTTTTCAACCCTTTGCTTCTGATGACCTTGCTGGGTGTGGCAGGAGGTTTCCTGTTTCCCCATGGCCTGCCTGAAATGGTGTCCAGTACTTTGCGTGTTCTTGGACAGAGCTTTTCGGCCACAGCCTTGTTCCTACTTGGTCTAAAGATCGTTGGAGGCACAGGAACTGAACGAAAGAGTACAGGCTTCCTGTTGCCGGGTGTTCTCATACTGGTTAAAAT CTTGGTGCTACCGCTGGTCATCCGGCAGACAGTCAACATTATGCAGTCCGGGCAGAACTTCAACGACACCACCGAGCTGAGCACTTTCGGCTTTCTCTACGGCACGTTTCCAGCTGCCCCGGGGGCTTTCGTCATTGCGACTCAGTACAACATGGAGGTTGAATTg GTTGCCCGTAGCATGGTTTTCTGCACATTCATCTCGGCGCCGCTGATGTTTATATCAGCCAAAATGATATCGCTGACAAATCTGAAGCCACTAGACTATCTGCATGAGTTGGATGCCTTTTCGTTTGACATCAGTGTGGCCGGTGCGGCAGCCTGTTGTATCATGCTGGCATTATTGATTGTGACGAAGCGTTTCAAGCGAATGCCGCAGCGAATCACGTTCTGTCTGGTACTGTCGCAG CTTATGTGCTGCATAGGGGTTATCCTCTGGTCCAAGATGGAGCACGTACACCGCTGGCCCTTGTATCTGCAGTTTTTCCTCTTCAATATCGGCACCTACAGCACTCGTCTGTGGACAggtcttttggccatttcctTGCTCTTTCTGCAGTGTCGCAGCTTGTGTTTTGTGCTAAAACTATGGCCCTATATG TTGGTGTTTGCCTGGGGTGTACCGGCTGTTATATCGGGCCTCTTGGTTGCCTTCGACTCAAATGTGATGTCGGGAGAGAAGCATAATCCCAGCTTTCAGTATGGCAATGCCCAGGCAGCCATCTCAGTTTTCATGCTCGTGATGTGCTTTATAG tcaCGGTTGGTTGCCTGGTCCTGCACCAGCGTTATAAGAAACGCTACGAAAAGTACATGACCTATTCACGTGAGTTATCCAATCCGGAGTCGG AATCATCTGATCTGCACTCGACAATATCCACCACCAATTTGCTGACTCACACGGATCACTCGTCCATTCGGCAGAGTGTTCGCACCACATCCTATTCGTCCTCATCCGACGATGATGAAATGATACCAACAGCTGTGGGACTGCCAGCAAACAGAAggaatggcaatggcaatggtgGACCAAGTtcaggaggtggaggaggtggaggttGTGGCTCTGGCAGTGGAACTTGCTGCTCGGGGGGAGCCCCGGTAACCACTCCATCGACAACCAGCACTGTGGTTGTGGACATTGAGGATCTGTTGAATCGCACACGTCAACGCGCCAGTGGTGCCAACAATAAAGATCTGGACAAGATAGAAAGTGCACCTGCTGCAGACGA GATTAGGAATCAAATGTGCAGCAGTTCCTTCAACTGCGGGCCGAGTACCTCGCGCCAAAGCTGTCAGACAATTATTGAGCGCTATGAGGATCAAAATAGGAGAGGACTCGAGCCCCTTGAACACCCAAGCGACACCGATGAACACCAAACGTTGAAGCACACCGTCCTCTTGATCATCCTACTTTGCTCTATGTTTGTCGGCCTGGCGGTGTCCATTTGGACTCTAGTGATGGAGGGAATGTCGGGCATATATCTGGAACTAAGTTTTCTCGATGCTTTCCTCAACTTTGGCCAAGGTTTAATTGTTCTGGCCGTGTTCATAACCGACATAGGCGAGCTACTGATGCCGGTTGTGAAACTTTGGCGCAAATTATG GTATGGAGCCAATGTGGTTAGCCTACCCCACTGGTCAAACGTGCGACCCGAAACCAAACATATTTGCGAACAGTTCCGCAATCATCACTTGGAAAACTGCAAAAAGGATATTGCCAAGGACAGAAG GTGGCGCATTCGCGTGTATCGCAAGgtgttctacggcaccgagtTCGTCAGCTGGCTTATCGAGGTGGGCCTGTCCAAGGACCGCATGGAGGCTGTGCACTACGCCAGGCATCTGGTCGATGGCAGGGTCTTGCGACACATCAACAATGTTTATCACTTCGAGGATAAACTGCTGCTCTACAATTTCTGCAGTCGCATCTAA
- the LOC128257988 gene encoding integral membrane protein GPR155 isoform X2, whose translation MDSSMYYARERIAASTEANVRVIASTMASSLANGTATPRADDGGVSMNNFYPALVQCFGIIICGYIAGRFKIISNAETKGLGTFVGTFALPSLIFLSLVELNWSAVNWSFLLAMLVSKAVVFFSVLIISLLVARPLNYARGGLMAIFCTQSNDFAIGYPIVMALYKDVHPEYASYLYLMAPISLAILNPVGLVLMEISKIIKNKEDVTRNPPLCPETCPAEQMSKRNRCLGERSILVFNTLVALFFNPLLLMTLLGVAGGFLFPHGLPEMVSSTLRVLGQSFSATALFLLGLKIVGGTGTERKSTGFLLPGVLILVKILVLPLVIRQTVNIMQSGQNFNDTTELSTFGFLYGTFPAAPGAFVIATQYNMEVELVARSMVFCTFISAPLMFISAKMISLTNLKPLDYLHELDAFSFDISVAGAAACCIMLALLIVTKRFKRMPQRITFCLVLSQLMCCIGVILWSKMEHVHRWPLYLQFFLFNIGTYSTRLWTGLLAISLLFLQCRSLCFVLKLWPYMLVFAWGVPAVISGLLVAFDSNVMSGEKHNPSFQYGNAQAAISVFMLVMCFIVTVGCLVLHQRYKKRYEKYMTYSQSSDLHSTISTTNLLTHTDHSSIRQSVRTTSYSSSSDDDEMIPTAVGLPANRRNGNGNGGPSSGGGGGGGCGSGSGTCCSGGAPVTTPSTTSTVVVDIEDLLNRTRQRASGANNKDLDKIESAPAADEIRNQMCSSSFNCGPSTSRQSCQTIIERYEDQNRRGLEPLEHPSDTDEHQTLKHTVLLIILLCSMFVGLAVSIWTLVMEGMSGIYLELSFLDAFLNFGQGLIVLAVFITDIGELLMPVVKLWRKLWYGANVVSLPHWSNVRPETKHICEQFRNHHLENCKKDIAKDRRWRIRVYRKVFYGTEFVSWLIEVGLSKDRMEAVHYARHLVDGRVLRHINNVYHFEDKLLLYNFCSRI comes from the exons ATGGATAGCTCCATGTACTATGCAAGGGAGCGAATCGCTGCGAGCACCGAGGCAAATGTCAGGGTCATCGCCTCGACCATGGCCTCATCTTTGGCCAATGGAACTGCTACACCGCGTGCCGACGATGGAGGCGTCTCCATGAACAACTTTTATCCGGCATTGGTTCAGTGCTTTGGCATCATCATTTGCGG TTACATTGCCGGACGCTTCAAGATCATCAGCAATGCGGAAACCAAGGGTCTGGGCACCTTCGTGGGCACCTTCGCCCTGCCCTCCCTGATCTTCCTCTCGTTGGTGGAGCTCAACTGGAGCGCTGTGAACTGGAGCTTCCTGCTGGCCATGCTTGTTTCCAAGGCGGTGGTCTTCTTTTCCGTGCTGATAATCTCACTGCTGGTTGCCAGGCCCTTGAATTACGCCCGCGGCGGATTGATGGCCATTTTCTGCACCCAAAGCAATGACTTTGCTATCGGATATCCCATTG TTATGGCTCTATACAAGGATGTGCACCCGGAATATGCCTCTTATCTTTATCTAATGGCTCCGATCTCACTGGCCATACTGAATCCTGTTGGTCTTGTGCTCATGGAGATCTCAAAGATAATCAAGAACAAGGAGGATGTG ACCCGCAATCCGCCACTATGTCCAGAAACTTGTCCCGCCGAGCAGATGTCCAAACGGAATCGCTGCCTGGGCGAACGATCCATACTGGTGTTTAACACCCTAGTTGCGCTGTTTTTCAACCCTTTGCTTCTGATGACCTTGCTGGGTGTGGCAGGAGGTTTCCTGTTTCCCCATGGCCTGCCTGAAATGGTGTCCAGTACTTTGCGTGTTCTTGGACAGAGCTTTTCGGCCACAGCCTTGTTCCTACTTGGTCTAAAGATCGTTGGAGGCACAGGAACTGAACGAAAGAGTACAGGCTTCCTGTTGCCGGGTGTTCTCATACTGGTTAAAAT CTTGGTGCTACCGCTGGTCATCCGGCAGACAGTCAACATTATGCAGTCCGGGCAGAACTTCAACGACACCACCGAGCTGAGCACTTTCGGCTTTCTCTACGGCACGTTTCCAGCTGCCCCGGGGGCTTTCGTCATTGCGACTCAGTACAACATGGAGGTTGAATTg GTTGCCCGTAGCATGGTTTTCTGCACATTCATCTCGGCGCCGCTGATGTTTATATCAGCCAAAATGATATCGCTGACAAATCTGAAGCCACTAGACTATCTGCATGAGTTGGATGCCTTTTCGTTTGACATCAGTGTGGCCGGTGCGGCAGCCTGTTGTATCATGCTGGCATTATTGATTGTGACGAAGCGTTTCAAGCGAATGCCGCAGCGAATCACGTTCTGTCTGGTACTGTCGCAG CTTATGTGCTGCATAGGGGTTATCCTCTGGTCCAAGATGGAGCACGTACACCGCTGGCCCTTGTATCTGCAGTTTTTCCTCTTCAATATCGGCACCTACAGCACTCGTCTGTGGACAggtcttttggccatttcctTGCTCTTTCTGCAGTGTCGCAGCTTGTGTTTTGTGCTAAAACTATGGCCCTATATG TTGGTGTTTGCCTGGGGTGTACCGGCTGTTATATCGGGCCTCTTGGTTGCCTTCGACTCAAATGTGATGTCGGGAGAGAAGCATAATCCCAGCTTTCAGTATGGCAATGCCCAGGCAGCCATCTCAGTTTTCATGCTCGTGATGTGCTTTATAG tcaCGGTTGGTTGCCTGGTCCTGCACCAGCGTTATAAGAAACGCTACGAAAAGTACATGACCTATTCAC AATCATCTGATCTGCACTCGACAATATCCACCACCAATTTGCTGACTCACACGGATCACTCGTCCATTCGGCAGAGTGTTCGCACCACATCCTATTCGTCCTCATCCGACGATGATGAAATGATACCAACAGCTGTGGGACTGCCAGCAAACAGAAggaatggcaatggcaatggtgGACCAAGTtcaggaggtggaggaggtggaggttGTGGCTCTGGCAGTGGAACTTGCTGCTCGGGGGGAGCCCCGGTAACCACTCCATCGACAACCAGCACTGTGGTTGTGGACATTGAGGATCTGTTGAATCGCACACGTCAACGCGCCAGTGGTGCCAACAATAAAGATCTGGACAAGATAGAAAGTGCACCTGCTGCAGACGA GATTAGGAATCAAATGTGCAGCAGTTCCTTCAACTGCGGGCCGAGTACCTCGCGCCAAAGCTGTCAGACAATTATTGAGCGCTATGAGGATCAAAATAGGAGAGGACTCGAGCCCCTTGAACACCCAAGCGACACCGATGAACACCAAACGTTGAAGCACACCGTCCTCTTGATCATCCTACTTTGCTCTATGTTTGTCGGCCTGGCGGTGTCCATTTGGACTCTAGTGATGGAGGGAATGTCGGGCATATATCTGGAACTAAGTTTTCTCGATGCTTTCCTCAACTTTGGCCAAGGTTTAATTGTTCTGGCCGTGTTCATAACCGACATAGGCGAGCTACTGATGCCGGTTGTGAAACTTTGGCGCAAATTATG GTATGGAGCCAATGTGGTTAGCCTACCCCACTGGTCAAACGTGCGACCCGAAACCAAACATATTTGCGAACAGTTCCGCAATCATCACTTGGAAAACTGCAAAAAGGATATTGCCAAGGACAGAAG GTGGCGCATTCGCGTGTATCGCAAGgtgttctacggcaccgagtTCGTCAGCTGGCTTATCGAGGTGGGCCTGTCCAAGGACCGCATGGAGGCTGTGCACTACGCCAGGCATCTGGTCGATGGCAGGGTCTTGCGACACATCAACAATGTTTATCACTTCGAGGATAAACTGCTGCTCTACAATTTCTGCAGTCGCATCTAA
- the LOC128258000 gene encoding charged multivesicular body protein 5 → MNRLFGRGKPKEPGPSLNDCIAGVDSRATNIEEKVNKLEAELRKYREQMSKMREGPAKNSVKQKALRVLKQKKAYEQQAESLRNQSFNMEQANYAAQSLKDTQATVAAMKDGVKQMKTEYKKINIDQIEDIQDDMADMFEQADEVQEALGRTYGMPEVDDDDLQAELDALGDEIALDDDTSYLDDVVKAPEAPSREPGADSIVPGKSTIETDEFGLPKIPTSLKTT, encoded by the exons atgaATCGCCTTTTTGGTCGCGGCAAGCCCAAGGAGCCGGGTCCAAGTCTAAACGATTGCATAGCCGGG GTTGATTCCCGTGCCACAAATATCGAGGAGAAGGTCAATAAGCTGGAAGCTGAGCTGCGTAAATATCGCGAGCAAATGTCGAAGATGCGCGAAGGTCCTGCAAAGAATTCTGTTAAACAAAAGGCCCTCCGTGTgcttaaacaaaagaaagc CTACGAACAGCAGGCGGAATCTCTGCGCAACCAGTCGTTTAACATGGAACAGGCCAACTATGCGGCGCAGTCCTTGAAGGACACTCAGGCCACAGTGGCGGCCATGAAGGATGGAGTCAAGCAAATGAAGACCGAGTACAAGAAGATCAACATCGACCAAATCGAG gaCATCCAAGACGACATGGCTGATATGTTTGAGCAAGCGGACGAAGTGCAGGAGGCACTGGGTCGCACCTATGGCATGCCCGAGGTGGATGACGATGACCTGCAGGCTGAGTTGGATGCCCTGGGCGACGAGATTGCCCTGGATGATGACACCAGCTATTTGGATGATGTGGTCAAGGCTCCGGAAGCTCCGAGTCGAGAGCCGGGAGCCGATAGCATTGTGCCCGGAAAG AGCACAATTGAAACAGATGAATTCGGTTTACCCAAGATCCCTACTTCGCTGAAGACTACATAG